The Streptomyces sp. NBC_01439 genome contains the following window.
GGGCGGGGCGGACACCGCGCCCACACCGACCGAGCTGTTCGCAGCGTCCCTGGCTACGTGTGTCGCCTTCTACGCGGGGCGCTACCTGCTCCGCCACGGCATGCCGTGCGACGGGCTGGGCGTGCGGGCGGAATTCGTCATGGCCACCGACCGCCCCGCTCGGGTGGCCGCGGTGCGCATGGTGATCGTGCCGCCGCCGCAGCTGCCCGAAGAGCGGCGCGCGGGCCTTCTCGCCGTCGCCTCGCACTGCACCGTCCACAACACGCTCCAGCGATCGCCGGACATCGGCATCGAGCTCGCACCGTAGCCGCCCCGCTCACAAGGCGGGCGGACAGGCATCGTCGGCCGGGGCCTCGCCGCCGACGGTCCGTCGCCAGGTAGGAGTGAGGCGACGGTGCGGCTATTTCGCGCGCCGGCCCACATGGGTTTCGAGCAGCCACAGGGTGCCGTGTTCGATCGTGAACTCGATGTCGCACACATCGCGGTAGTGCTCTTCCAGCTGCTCCACGTACGTGGACAGGCGATCGAACGAGGCCGGGTCCAGCGTGGCCAGCTCCTGAAGCGGCAAGCTGTCGCGGACGCCCGAGACGACTTCCTCGCCCTGAGCGTTCGGCAGGTACTTGCCGTACAGCCCGGGACTCCCGGCGGACGGATCGCGGCTGAACACGACGCCGCTGCCGGAGTCAGCTCCGAAGTTACCGAAGACCATGCTCTGGACGGTGACCGCCGTCCCGGAACGGAATGTGGTGAGGACCGCCTGCCACAGCTGTTCGACCGGGTCCTGCGGAAACGCCCGCCCCGTGCGTTCGAGAATGAGGTCCTTGAACGTTTCGACAACCCGTATGAGGTCGCAGGTGTCCAGCC
Protein-coding sequences here:
- a CDS encoding OsmC family protein, producing the protein MTDTAPEGTGKPLPGEAHRLDVTHVEGDVYVVDVRGHRLRVDQPTDAGGADTAPTPTELFAASLATCVAFYAGRYLLRHGMPCDGLGVRAEFVMATDRPARVAAVRMVIVPPPQLPEERRAGLLAVASHCTVHNTLQRSPDIGIELAP